A section of the Clostridium omnivorum genome encodes:
- a CDS encoding MarR family winged helix-turn-helix transcriptional regulator, protein MEARDIISLISKVRDCANRLIESEMESFGVEGLATSHGDILLALLKIEKLTMKELAEKIDKDKSTVTALVDKLIKQGYALKTRDTEDNRVVFVTLTEKGRALKPMFDEISQKLLSTVYEGISKSEKEELIKTLIKIKNNF, encoded by the coding sequence ATGGAAGCAAGAGATATAATATCATTAATTTCAAAAGTAAGAGATTGTGCTAATAGGCTCATTGAAAGTGAGATGGAGAGCTTTGGAGTAGAAGGACTTGCAACATCTCATGGAGACATTCTTCTTGCACTCTTAAAAATTGAAAAGCTAACTATGAAGGAGCTTGCAGAGAAGATAGATAAGGATAAGTCAACGGTAACTGCACTTGTAGACAAATTAATAAAGCAAGGATATGCTCTGAAAACAAGGGATACGGAAGATAACCGGGTGGTGTTTGTGACCTTAACTGAAAAGGGCAGAGCACTAAAACCTATGTTTGATGAAATATCACAAAAGCTATTGTCTACAGTGTATGAGGGCATTTCAAAAAGCGAAAAGGAGGAGCTTATAAAAACCTTAATAAAAATAAAAAATAACTTTTAA